A single window of Nicotiana tomentosiformis chromosome 1, ASM39032v3, whole genome shotgun sequence DNA harbors:
- the LOC138907268 gene encoding tropomyosin-1-like: MEVNPSLSQLQQNVEKIGLLREEVDQIKAECNWWKETIDRLATKKEIILTKLLSADVQLQSVKQKGSAQAKRIEELEARLAEAKAEVESSKVMADKSIVVNQDDAEAAQMEVGEAANTADTRAHWVAELAKCRSQRETLEEIHARDFDLTEEIKMAKELEAKAEALASDGDDDDNDDGSKSGYEDGEEPDREANAPEGDHEA; this comes from the coding sequence atggaagttaacccttcgttgtctcagctgcagcaaaatgTTGAAAAGATTGGGTTACttcgggaagaagttgatcaaatcaaagctgaatgtaattggtggaaggagactatcgaccgcttGGCTACAAAAAAAGAAATCATTTTgaccaaattattatcggccgatgttcagcttcaaagtgtcaagcaaaagggttcggctcaagctaagaggatcgaggagcttgaagcacggcttgctgaggccaaggcagaggttgagtcgtcgaaagtcatgGCAGATAAGTCCATTGTCGTGAATCAGgatgatgccgaggctgctcagatggaggtaGGAGAGGCGGCGaatactgccgacactcgagcacattgggttgccgaacttgctaaatgtaggtctcAGAGAGAGACTCTCGAAGAGATACATGCTCGAGATTTTGAccttactgaagagataaaaatggctaaagagctcgaagctaaagcagaagccttggcttctgatggcgatgatgatgataatgatgacggTAGCAAGAGCGGATATGAGGATGGGGAAGAGCCTGACAGAGAAGCAAACGCCCCTGAGGGTGACCATGAAGCTTAG